One stretch of Malus domestica chromosome 14, GDT2T_hap1 DNA includes these proteins:
- the LOC103430994 gene encoding zinc finger CCCH domain-containing protein 36-like produces the protein MDTRKRGRHEGGGFHSNGGFKKNKQELESFSTGVGSKSKPCTKFFSTAGCPFGESCHFLHYVPGGYNAVAQMMNLAPAPLPPRNISGPPSNSNGSNSSGVKSRICNKYNSAEGCKFGDKCHFAHGEWELGKPLAQTHDDPRAMGPGPGRMGNWMEPHAARPASSFGASSTAKISVDASLAGAIIGKGGVHSKQICRQTGAKLSIRDHESNPNLRNIELEGTFEQIQQASAMVSELIATVSISGPGKAPGGGGGGPGAPAPPGSNYKTKLCDNFTKGTCTFGERCHFAHGAAELRKSGV, from the exons ATGGATACTCGTAAAAGAGGGCGGCATGAAGGTGGCGGCTTTCACTCTAATGGCGGCTTCAAGAAGAACAAGCAAG AATTGGAGTCCTTTTCAACTGGTGTAGGAAGCAAATCGAAGCCATGCACCAAATTTTTCAG CACTGCTGGCTGTCCCTTTGGCGAGAGTTGCCACTTCCTGCACTATGTTCCTGGAGGTTACAATGCCGTGGCTCAGATGATGAATCTTGCGCCTGCCCCTCTGCCACCTAGGAACATTTCTGGCCCACCATCCAATTCCAATGGGTCCAATTCATCTGGAGTTAAATCGCGCATATGCAATAAATATAATTCTGCTGAAGGCTGCAAATTTGGTGACAAATGTCATTTTGCTCATGGTGAGTGGGAACTTGGCAAGCCTCTTGCTCAGACCCACGATGATCCTCGTGCCATGGGACCTGGTCCAGGCCGTATGGGTAATTGGATGGAGCCACACGCGGCACGCCCTGCATCCAGCTTTGGTGCCTCATCTACTGCAAAAATCAGTGTGGATGCATCACTTGCAGGAGCCATTATTGGGAAGGGAGGTGTACATTCAAAGCAGATTTGTCGTCAGACGGGAGCCAAGCTTTCAATCCGGGATCATGAGTCAAATCCCAATCTCAGGAACATTGAACTGGAGGGGACCTTTGAACAGATTCAGCAAGCTAGTGCCATGGTCAGCGAGCTAATTGCGACTGTTTCAATCTCCGGCCCTGGTAAGGCtccaggaggaggaggaggaggcccAGGAGCCCCAGCCCCTCCAGGAAGTAACTATAAGACGAAACTATGTGATAATTTTACCAAGGGGACTTGCACCTTTGGAGAAAGATGTCACTTTGCACACGGGGCTGCTGAATTGCGGAAGTCTGGAGTGTGA